CATGCGTGATGCCCATCAATCCGAATCTCGCAGATACTGCAACAGCCAACCGTGGCGGTTTCCTCCGTAGGGTAGCGATAATCAGTCAGGAACGTAAGGCGAATCCCGACTTGCTGCTCTTTGACAGTGGCGATTTCTCACAGGGTTCACCTTATTATTCTCTCTTCAAGGGAGATGTGGAAGTAGGACTGATGAACGAGATGAAATATGATGCTGCTACCATCGGAAACCATGAGTTCGATTTCGGCATCGACAACATGGTGCGCATCTTCAAGATGGCGAAGTTTCCTATCGTCTGCTCCAACTATGATTTCACCGGTACCGAACTGGCAAATGTCGTAAAGCCTTATACCATTATCAAGCGCAAGGGACTGAAGATTGGCGTTTTCGGCTTGTGTCCGGAACTTGCCGGCTTGGTAACCGAAGCCAACTATGGCTGCATCAAGTATCTCGATCCTATCGCCAAGGCAAATGAAATGACAGAGATATTGAAGAAGAAAGAGAAGTGTGATGTCATCATCTGTATCTCCCACCTGGGCTGGAAGATAGATGGCATTGACGATTCCGAGGTAGCCCCAGCCACCCGCGACATCGACCTGATACTGGGCGGTCATAGCCATACCTACTTCAAGCAGTTGGAGTATCTGAACAATCTCGATGGCAAACCGGTGCCAATCGACCAGAACGGCAAGAGCGCCATCTGGGTAGGAAAAATGACATTGGATATTGTGAAGAATAAATAAAAGAAGAAGGTTGATACCAGGCAAAACGCGAGGTATCAACCTTTTCTTTAATTATCTATTCCTAAAATGTTCATCTTTGCTCAAATCCTTATTCCTTGTTGGAAGAAGCATAGAGACCGATGCAGGCACCGAGGAAGCCACCGCTCTTCTGGGTGCTCAGGTTAGAGGCATCTACACCCTTGGCAAGAAGCTGCCAGCTGCCGCCTTCTTCAGCATAATAGAAATCATAATATCTGTCATGACCTTCTACCTTCAGCTTCAGCTTACCT
This Segatella copri DSM 18205 DNA region includes the following protein-coding sequences:
- a CDS encoding bifunctional metallophosphatase/5'-nucleotidase; its protein translation is MMQPAAVQAKTRKEAKVVKQLVVLHTNDTHSCVMPINPNLADTATANRGGFLRRVAIISQERKANPDLLLFDSGDFSQGSPYYSLFKGDVEVGLMNEMKYDAATIGNHEFDFGIDNMVRIFKMAKFPIVCSNYDFTGTELANVVKPYTIIKRKGLKIGVFGLCPELAGLVTEANYGCIKYLDPIAKANEMTEILKKKEKCDVIICISHLGWKIDGIDDSEVAPATRDIDLILGGHSHTYFKQLEYLNNLDGKPVPIDQNGKSAIWVGKMTLDIVKNK